In the Pseudonocardia sediminis genome, CGACCTCCCGGTGCACCCGGGCCGGGAGTGGTTCACCGTGCTGTCCGGCGTCGCCCGCCTCTACCTGGGCGAACGCCGGCTGACCGTGCGCCCCGGCGAGGCCGCCGAGTTCTCGACGATGGTGCCGCACGCGATCACCGCCGAGGGCGGGCCGGTGGAGATCCTGACGATGTTCGACTCCGACGGCGAGCGCGCGCACCTGCACGACCACCCCTAGGGACGGAGCGCGGCGGCCCCCGGAACCGGGTAGGTCGGCAGGTCGATCGCCTCGGCCGGCGGCGAGAACAGCCCGGACGACAGCGCGCCCAGACGCTCGGCGACCGGGCTCGCGGCGAACCGCAGCACGGTGTTCATGACCGCGAGCCCGGCGCGGCTGCGCGGGTTGGCGATGCGCGGCGCACCCGGCGGGAGCTTCTGCGCCTTGTCGACGTAGGGACGCATGACGCTCTCGTAGCGGGCGAACGCCGTGCGGTGGTCGGGGTTGGTCGCGAGCTCGCCGGCCAGGACGTAGGCGCCGGTCAGCGCCAGGCTCGTGCTCATCCCGCTGATTGGCGACGAGCAGTAGGCCGCGTCGCCGACCAGGCCCGTCCGTCCGTTGCTCCAGGCAGGCAGGCGGGTCTGGCCGACGGCGTCGAAGTAGAGCGGGGCGTCGCCGAGGGCGTCGAGCACGCGCGGGGCGACCCAGCCGACGTCGGCGAACGTGCGGCGCAGGATCGTGATCTGGTCGTCGCGGCCGAGCTCGTCGAGACCGCGGACGTCGGCGAGGAAGCCCAGCGAGGCCCGGATGGTGCCCCGGTTGTCCGGGCGCAGGGTGACGCTGCGGCCGCGGCCGGCGCTCTGCCAGCGCCAGAGATCGGTGTCCTCCGCGGTCCGGGGAATGGTCGTGTAGGCGACGTAGAAGCCGAGCTCGCGGACCGCGTCGACACCGGGCAGGGCGAGCGCCCGGGTCCGCGACCGCAGCCCCTCGGCCACGACGACCAGGTCGAACGTGCGCTCCGGGCCGTGGGCGAAGGCGACGGTGACGCCGTCGTCGCGCTCGTCCAGAGCGGTGATCTGGTCGCCGAAGACGTACTCGGTGTCGGGGCGGGTGCGGTCGACGATGATCCGCGACAGCTGCCCGCGCAGGATCTCCAGCTCCGCGGTCGCGCCGCCGGAGTCGGACTCCCCCGCCGGGAAGTACGCGACGCGCTTCCCGTCCCCGTCGACGAACTCGGTGCCGGTCTCACCGGTGGTCGCGGCCCGGATGGCGTCCTCGATGCCCATCCGGCGGGCGACCTCGCGACCGGCGCCGCGGACGTCGATGTTCTGGCCCTCGTCGCGGAGCTCGTCGAAGCGTTCGACGATCGTGGTCCTCCAGCCCTGGACGTTGAGCCAGTGGGCCAGGGCGGGGCCGGCGATGCTGGCTCCGGAGATCAGGATGGTGGGTGCGGACACTCTCGCCACTCTAACTGCTAGTTTCTCTAGCGACCAGTCGGAACGAGACGAGGTGGTGCACATGACCGACGAGGTGCCCGATCTCGACGGGACCACACTGCGCATCCGGGCGCTGATGAACGCCGCCCGCGAGCTCACCGCGCGCCTGTCGCGCGAGGCCGGGATGAACGCCACCGACATGACCGCCCTGGACCTGCTCGACATCCACGGTCCGATGGGCGCCGCCGAGCTCGCGCGCCGGCTCGGCATCCGGTCGGCCTCGGCGACGGTGCTCGTCGACCGTCTCGAGGCCGCCGGGCACGTCGAGCGCGTCCGCAGCGACACCGACCGCCGTCGCGTCACGATCGCCACCCGCCCCTCGGCCCGCGAGGCCAACCTGGCCCTGTGGCTGCCCTCGATCCTGGCCATCGACGAGGTCGGGCGCTCACTCCCCGAGGACGAACGACGCGTCGTCGCCGGGTTCCTGGAACGGGTGACCGCGGCGATCGACGCCCCGCCGGCCTGACCCCGACCTCGCCGGCCGAACGGGCCCGGCGACGGCCACGCGGCTCGACCATGGTCAACGGGACGTCAGTGCTGTTCGATCATGCTCTGACGACCGTGGTGTCCCGTTGATCATCCGGGCCGCCCGTCATGTGGCGTGGCTTCCGGCTCGATGCACCCCACCTCACGAGTGGGGCATGATGAGCCGATGGATCTGCGGCCCGGACTGCACCTCGACGACGAGGCGCTCGCGGAGTTCGCCGTTCGCAACGGAATCCGGCGGCTGTCGCTGTTCGGCTCCGCCCTCCGCGACGACTTCGGCCCGGACAGCGACGTCGACCTACTGGTCGAGTTCGAACCCGACCGCATTCCCGGGCTTCTCCAGATCGCCGCGATGGAGCTGGAGCTCGAGCACCTCGTCGGGCGTCAGGTCGAGCTGAGGACCTACGACGATCTCAGCCGGCAGTTCCGCGACGACGTCGTTCGCAGTGCGCGGCCGCTTCATGCTGCCTGAGGATCGGGTCCGCCTGCACCACCTTCGTGAAGCGGCGGAGAAGGCCGTGGGCTACAGCAGAGACCGGACTCGCATCGATCTCGATCGAGACGAGCTGCTGAGACTCGCCTTGACGAAACTGGTCGAGATCGTGGGCGAGGCAGCGAAGCACGTCAGCCCGGAATGGAGGGATGCGCATCCTGACGTTCCCTGGTCAGCGGCTGCGCGGATGCGCGATCGGCTCGTCCACCACTATTTCGACATCGACCGGGACGTACTGTGGGCGACCGTCACCGTCGATCTCCCTGGACTGCTCGATCTACTGCCTCGATCGGGAGAGAACACCGAAGCCGAATAGTGCCGCACCGGCTGCGTTCGGACCGAACTCCGGCGACGGCGTGACCGGAGGAGTCGATGCTCGGATGACGACAGATCGGCCGATGCCCACGCAGGACGATGTGCTCGGCTACTTCGACACGCTGTCGAACTGGGGACGCTGGGGCGACGACGACGAACGCGGCACGCTGAACCACATCACCGACGACGTCCGGCTGGCGGCGGCGCGGGTCGTGCGCCACGGCCGAAGCGTGTCGTGTGCGTGGGAGGTCTCCGTGCCGGGAGACACGGAGCGCTCGACGACGACGTGCCCGTGCGCCGCCGACATGCCGGGTGCAGAGAACATGCCGGCCGCGTTCCACGCCGACCGGAGCTGGGGCTTCTCCTCCGAGCGGCTCGGCCTCACCTTCCACGGCAACACGCTCACCCACGTCGACTCGCCCTGCCACCTCTTCTGGGACGGCCGGATGTACAACGGGCGGTCGCACTCGCTGGTCGACCCCGAGACGGGATCGGCGTGGGCGGCCGTCACGGCGGCGGCGGACGGGATCATCACGCGCGGCGTCCTGCTGGACGTGGCAGCGGTCCGTGACGTGCCGTGGCTGGAGCCGGGCCAGGGAGTGTTCCCCGACGATCTGGAGGAGGCCGAACGTCGCCAGGGCGTGCAGGTCCGCCCCGGCGACGCGGTGCTCCTGCGGACCGGTCACGGCCGCGCCCGGCACCAGGCCGCCGACGACGGCGGGTTCACGCAGGCCGGCTGGCACGCGTCCTGCCTGCCGTGGCTGCAGGAACGGGGTGTCGCGCTCATCGGTGCCGACACCCCGCAGGACGTGCAGCCGTCGGGCTACGACGACGTGCTGATGCCGGTGCACGCCGTGGGTCTCGTCGCGATGGGGCTGTGGCTGCTCGACAACTGCGATCTGGAGGCGTGTGCGACCACGGCCGCCGAGCTGCGCCAGTGGGACTTCCACCTCTCGGTGGCGCCGGTCCGCTTCGCCGGGACGTCCGGGAGCCCGGTCAACCCGATCGCGACGTTCTGAGGGCGGTCGTCGGGGAACCGGAGTTCAGGGCTCCGGATCGACGTAGAGGCTGCGCTTGGAGATGTACTGGACCACCCCGTCGGGCACGAGGTACCAGACCGGACGCCCGGACGTGACGCGCTCGCGGCAGTCACTGGAGGAGATCGACAGCGCCGGGACCTCGACGAGGGTGACCGACCCGTCCGGCAGGTGCTCGTCGCCGAGTTCGTAGCCGGGGCGGGTGACGCCGACGAAGTGCGCGTAGCGGAAGAGCTCGTCGACCTTGCGCCAGGACAGGATCTGCTGCAGGGCGTCGGCGCCGGTGATGAAGAACAGCTGGTCGTCGGGCATCGCGGCGTGCAGGTCGGCGAGGGTGTCCGCCGTGTAGGTCGGGCCGTGGCGGTCGACGTCGACCCGGCTGACGGAGAAGCGCGGGTTCGACGCCGTCGCCACGACCGTCATCAGGTACCGGTCCTCCGCGGCACTGACCACGCGCGAGGACTTCTGCCACGGCTGACCGGTCGGTACGAAGATGACCTCGTCCAGGGCGAAGCGGTCGGCGACCTCCGAGGCCGCGACCAGGTGGCCGTGGTGGATCGGATCGAACGTCCCGCCCATCACGCCGATCTTGCGGTGCATCGGCGCAGACTATGCGGTCGCGCCGCTACGACGCAGGTGCTGACCGTCACCCGAGTCGGCGCCGCGGGAGGTGGTGACCCGGTCGAGCGCGAGCACACCCGGGCCGCCCATGATCGGCACCTCGGCGGCGATCGGCGACACGACTGTCGCGTACCGCCACCGAACCGCCGATCACAGCTCTCCGCGTCCCCGGGCTCACGCGGACGACGAGGAACGCGGCCGCGGCACACCCGCCAGCTCGTCGAGAACGTGTAGCCGACCGATCAGATCCGGCGCCGCCGCACGTCCACCCCGGACGGGTAGGCGTGCCGGAACTGCACGCTGATCCGCGGTCCGCTCCCGCGGACCTTCGGCACGCTGTGCTGCCACGTGCGCTGGCACGTCCCGCCCATCACCAGCAGGTCCCCGGACGCGAGCGGGAACGACCGCGACTCGCCGCCACCGGTGGGCCGCAGCCGCAACGGACGGGTCGCGCCGAGCGAGACCAGCGCGACGGTCGACGTCGCCAGCTCCCGGGCCACCCGGTCCCCGTGCCAGGCGACGCTGTCGTCGCCGTCGCGGTAGAGGTTGGCCCCGACCTGGGTGAACACGACGTCGTAGCGCTCCCCCAGCGTCGCCGCCATCTCCGTCAGCAGCGGCTCGGGACGCTCGGCCGGGTCGTCGGCGTCGGTCCTCCAGCGGTGCGTGACGCGCGGCTCGGGAACCGTCCGGTCGTACATCCACAGCTCGTGCCCGCGCCACGGCGTCGTCTCCAGCAGCCGGACGAACAGCTCGTCGGCACCGCGGCACCAGCCGGGCACGACGTCGACCCAGGCGCCGTGTGCGAGCTCGTGCCGGCACACCCCGTCGAACCCACCGGGCCCGCCGCCGTCGTCCGGCGCGACGTCGAACAGCGAGGATTGCCAGCTCAGGTCCATCGTCACCCGGGCGACGCTACCCGTCATCGAACACCAGTTCGATACTCCGTCCGTGGGGCCTCGCGGTCCCACCGGTGCGAAGATCACGACGTACGCCCGTCGACCCCGAGAGGGAGCCCGGCATGACCTCGCCGTCCGGCACCAGCGCACGCGGCGCGGTGCTGTCCTACATCGGCCTGCGCCGCAGCGTCGGGATCATCGGGATCGCGCTGCCGTTCGTCCTCGCGATCGGGAACCTGCTGCTCACCGGCGAGGGGCTGCGGTCGTCGATCAGCAGCTACTACTACACCGGGATGCGCGACGTGTTCGTCGGCAGCCTGTGCGCGGTCGGGGTGTTCCTGTTCTGCTACCGCTACGAGCAGCCCGACGACCGGCTGGGCAACCTGGCCGGGGTGGCGGCGATCGGCGTCGCACTCTTCCCGACGCGCCCGGAGGGGACGGTCAGCACGGCACAGACCGTCGTCGGATGGCTGCACCTGGCGTTCGCCGTCGCGTTCTTCGCCTCGCTCGCGTGGTTCTGCCTGGTCCTGTTCACCCGCGACGACGGAGCGCCGACCGCGCGGAAGTCGATGCGCAACGCGGTCTACCGGACGTGCGGGATCGTGATCGTCGTCTGCCTCGTGCTGGCCGCGGTGAACGCGGCGTTCGTGCCGGACGAGATCGCCACCGCGTGGCACGTGCTGTTCTGGCTGGAGGCCGCGGCGATCGTGGCGTTCGGGATCGCCTGGTTCGTCAAGGGCGACACCGTGCTGCGCGACCGGCCCGCCGCGGTCTAGACACGGGCCCGGGCACACGACGGCGCCGGCCGGGTGACCCGACCGGCGCCGACGCGCACGTTCTACGACCGCATCACGGCGCGGGGATGCCCGGCAGCTCGATGGGCAGCTCGGGCAGCGACGGCAGCAGGCCGCCCTTGTCCTCGTGCTTGTCCTCGTGCTTGTCCTTGTGCTTGCCGTCGTCGTGCTTCCAGTCGTGGCCGTCGTGGCCCTTCTTGTGGTGGTCGTCGTGGCCCTTGTCCTCGTGGTGGACCTTGTGGCCGTCGTCGTGCGAGTCCTTCTCGGTGTAACCCATGTCGCCGGCGAAGGCGAGACCGGTGGTCGAGAGGGCGAGGGGCAGGGCGGTGGCGCCGATCAGCGCGAACCGGGTGGTCTTCCGCATGTGGTTCTCCATCTCCTGGAATGCCCCGGGGGATGGGGCTGACCGGTCAACGAACCCGGGCACGTCGGGGAGACGAGAAGTCGTCCATGTGGGTGATGGCGGTCACATGATCATGGCTGCGACCTGCGCGTGCCCGGATCGAGCGCACCGACCACGAACGCCAGCTCGCGTTCCATCTCGCCGGTGTCGTCGGCGGCGTGGCGGGCCATCGCGTGCCGGTGCCCGATCGCGGAGGCCAGCAGGAGCGAGGCGCCGCGGACGGTGTCCGAGAGCTCCAGCCCGGTCGCGCCGACGATCACGTCCTGGACCGCCGTCACCAGCTCGTCGAACCGGCGCTGCAGCGCGTCGCGGACGACCGGGAGCGTGTCGGCCTCGCGCCAGAGCAGGTGCGAGAGCACGGCGGAGTCGTCCAGAGCGGTGTCGAGGGCGGCGACGAGCCGGCGCAGGCTGGCCGTCAGGTCGCCGGGGACGATCACCTCGGAGCACCGGACGACGTCGTGCGGGAGCCGGTCGACCAGGGCCTCGAGCAGGTCGGGCTTGCGCCGGAAGTAGTAGTGCACCAGGCCCTTGGGGACGGCGGCGCGCTCGGCGACCTTCGAGGTCGGCGTGGCGTCGAAGCCGTGCTCGGCGAACAGCGACTCGGCGGCGGCGAGGATCCGCTCGCGGGCGGGCTCGCCGGTCGGCTCCTCGGGAACGGGGGTGTCCACGACGGTCAGGTTCCTCCCACGCGGCGAGGGCCGCGACCCGGTGCGGGTCGCGGCCCTCGCGGCCGTCTCGTCGTGGGTCAGTGGGCGGCCACCGCCCCGCGGTGGGCGGCGTTCGCGGCCGGGATCGCCGTCGCGGCGACCACCACCGTCAGCACGCCGGCGATCCAGGACGTCCACGACGCCCCGGCGAGGGCGCTGTAGCCCATCACCCAGGGTGCGATGAACAGCAGGACACCGAGCACTCCGTGCACGTACTCGCTGGAGACCGAGCGCGGCGCGCCCAGCGACCAGAGGGACGTGGCGGCGAGCACCACGCCGAGTACGACCATCGTCCACGCGGCGGCGGCATCAGTCGTCGTCACGAGGGGCGAAAGAGCCGTGAGAACCCCGATCACCAGCGCCGCCCAGTCCTGCCAGCGCTGCCATGACCTCTCGACCATCTCGAACACCTTCTCTGTGAGCTCCCTGTGGGATACCTCCGGTCTACTCTTGATTGGCCGCCCGGTCAAGACTGTCCACACTGTCTTCCGGCGCTGTCCGGCAGCCCGAGCACCCGGGGTAGCGTCCGACGTCATGCGCTCCGCGGACACCGACGCCCCGGACTCCGGTGAGGACTCCGCCGACGAGACCGACCTCGCCCCGCCCGTCGACCCGTCGTCCTGGCCGGTGGTGCGCCGCGCGTCGGGACGCTTCGTGGTGTCGTGCCGGCTGTTCGCGTTGCTGGCGCTGGGCTACGGCGTCTCGATCGTCCTGCTCGCCCTCGGTGACGTGACGCGCTCGGTGTGGCTGTGGGTCGCGATCGTCGGCGGCGGGCTGGTGCACCTGGCCGGCGTCGTCGGACTGTGGTTCGCCGCCTCGCGCGCACCGAAGCGGATACTGCCCCGCCCCGGTCCGGCGTCGGGCACCGAGTCCGACCGGCGGCGGGCACGGCGGACGCTGCTCGCCGGCGGACGGCTCGGCGCCGAGCAGCGACGGCTGGTCGCGGTCGAGGTGGCCGCGGGGGCACGGGTGCCGGTCGTGGTCGCGGGGGCGTTCGCGCTGCTCGGGCCGGTCGTGACGGGCACCCCGAACACCGACCATCCGATCCCGTGGCTGGGGCCGGCGACCGCCGGGGTGGTCCTACTGATCCTGATCGGGCTGGCCTGGCAGGTCCGTTCGGTGCGTCGCGTGCACCGCGACGCCCAGCGCGCCGAGGCCCTGCCCTCGGTCGAGGGCAGCGAGGTGCCCTTCCTCCCCTGACCCTCCTCCGCCGGCCGGAACCGCCGGCCCGGACCCACCCCCGCGTGTCCGGACCGGCGGGACGGACACCGTCAGACCGTCGGCGTCCAGGTGCCGGACATCATCGCCATCGCCGGGACGGCGCCGGTCGAGCTCGCCGGAGCGGGGTCGGCGGTGTCCTCGTCGGGGGCGTCCTCGTCCGGGGTACCCGCCTCGGGGCCGTCCGCCTCCGGTGCCTCGGAAGCATCCTGCGGCGCCTCGACCTCGGGAGCGGTCGCCTCCGGCTCCGCCGGGGACTCGTCCGAGCCCTCCTCGGACGTTCCCTCCTCCGCCGGTCCCTGATCGACGGGAGCGCCGACGTCCGGTGTCTCGTCGGCGATCTCCTCGACGGGAGCCTGGTCGTCCGTGGATTCGTCGCCGGTCGCCTCGTCGCCCCCGCTCTCGTCGATCGGGGACTGCTCGCCCGGGTCCACGCCTTCCGGAGCCGACTCGTCCGGGACGTCGGCACCCGGCGCCTCTGCCTCGGGTGCCCCATCTTCGGGCGCCTCGGCACCGGGGATCTCGAGGCCGGGATCCCCGTCGTCCGTGTCGCCGGCGTCCGGCGCGACGTCGCCCGGAGTCTCGCCGTCCGGGACGTCCTCGACCGGGGTCTCGTCGTCGGGGATCACGTCGCCGGGAGCACCGGCGTCGGGCGCCTCCGTGTCGGGCGCCTCCGTGTCGGGCACCTCCGTGTCGGGCGCCTCCGTGCCGGGCACCTCGGGGGTCCCGGCCTCGGGCGCCTCAGGAGCGCCGGCGTCCGGCGCCTCCGGGGTTCCGGGCGCGATCGGGATCTCGGGCGTCGACGGGGTACCCGGCACCGGAGGGAGGCCCGGCAGCTCGGGCAGCACACCGCCCGTGTCCAGCGGGGGCGGCAGCGGCGACGGGCCGGGGCCGTCGTCGCCACCGTGGGACCAGTCGCCGTGGGACCAGTCGCCGCCGTGCGACCAGTCGCCCCCGTGACCGTCGGGGTGGTGACCCTTGCCGTGGTCGTCGGGGCAGTCGTGCCCGCCCTTGCCGGAGTCCTCGTGACCGCCGTCGTGGCCGGCGTCGCCGGCCAGCGCGACGCCCGGAGCGGCGACGGCGAGCGGCAGGGCCGCCGCACCGAGCAGGGTGGCGCGGAGAGACTTGCGCATGAACAGCTCCTTCTCGTGCATTCGACAGGTCATCGCAAAGTGACCTCGACGCCCCAACGAGGGGAGGTTGCTCAGCGCGACGACCTCTCACTCGATCGTGTGACTCATGTTTCGCCCGTCCGATGACCGATCCGGCGACTCGTCACGGTGCGGCACAGGACGATGCCCGTCGCGTCATCGATTTCTCCGCGACGGGTGACGACGACGCCGCTGCCGCCCCCTCCCCGGGCGCGGTACGAGCGGCACGCTCGTCGACAAGGTTCCGACGAGAGTGCCGCTGGTCGACGCCGCGGCGACCTCCTCACGACGACCGCAAGTGCACCGCAAGTCCCCCGGCGCACGGTGTGGTTCCCGACGAGAGGAACCCACCATGACCACCGCCCGCAGCGCCGACGTCCCCGACCTGCTCGGCATGTCCCTGGCGCACCGCATGATGCGCACCGACCTGCGCCGCCTCACCGACGCCGCACAGGCGATCGCCGACGGCGACACCTGCGGAGACCGTCGCGCCGCCGCCCTGACCCGGTGGGTCGGCACGCTCTGCGACGAGATCCACCACCACCACACCGTCGAGGACGAGATCGCCTGGCCGGTGATCGCGCGGCACGCCGGGCACGCGGTCGACCTGAGCGTCCTGACCGACGACCACGCCGCGCTCGACCCGCTGCTCGACCGGGTCCGCTCCGCCGCGGCGGCGTTCGCGCAGGCCCCCGTCGAGGTCCGCGCGGTGCCCGCCGGGGAGCTCGCGGCACGGCTGGGCCGGGTCCGCGACGAGATCGACGAGCACCTCGACGCCGAGGAGGCGGGCCTGTTCCCCGTGATCGAGCGCTACGTGCCGCGCGCGGAGTGGGACGAGGTGGAGAAGCGGGTGCGCAACGGCGGACCCGGGCTGCGGTTCGTGCTGCCGCGCATCGCCGCCGTCGTCACCGACGAGGAGTGGGCGGTCATCCGCGCGGAGGCCGGGATCGGGCTGGTCGTCCTGGCCGCCGTCCTGCGTCCGGGTCACCGGCGTCGGGAGCGGATCGTGTTCGGCTGAGGTCGGAGGCCGCCGGCCGTGCGGGCGCCTTCTCGTCCCAACCGATCGGCCCGGCGCGGGGAGGGGTCTGGGGAAACGCCCGATGCGGAGCGGCTCCGTCCGTTCTATCGTCGTTCCTCCGGCCGAGAGGAGCGCCATGAGCACGACGGGCAGCGACATCTCCTCCGGACCGATCTCGGTGGCACGCGACGCCTACGACGCGTTCGCCCGCGGCGACGTGCCGGCCCTGCTCGCGATGCTCGACCCGGACGTCGTCTGGCGGGCACCCGAGGGCGTGCCCTGGGGCGGGGAGCACCGCGGTACGGACCAGGTGCGGGAGTTCTTCGCCGCCCTCGCCGGCGCCGTCGACGAGGCCGCGATCGACCTCGCGCGGATCCTGCCCGCCGGGACCGACCGGGTGCTGGTCGAGGGCGTCGAGCGCTACCGGATCGGACCCACCCGGGTCGACCTGCCCTTCGCCCACGTCGCGCGCTGGCGCGCCGGCCTGATCACCGAGTTCACCGACTACACCAACGTGCTCGAGCTGCGCCGCGCGCTGGACGCGCACGGCCGCGCCTAGACCGGCAGGAGCCCCTCGACGACGTCGGTGAGCTGCCCGACCGTGCGGCACTCGTGCATCGGCAGGACGTCGGCGTAGCGCAGCGCCGCGGAGTCGCCGGTGCCCCACTGCCGGCGTGGCTCCGGGTTGAGCCAGTGCGCGTGCCGGGCCTGCGAGGCCAGCCGCTTGAGGATGCGCAGGTTCGGGTCGCGGTAGTTCGTGCGCCCGTCGCCGAGGATCAGCAACGACGTCTTCGACGTGATCGACTCGCCCCAGTGCTCGGCGAACCCGCCGAGGGCGTTGCCGTAGTCGGAATGCCCGTCGAACTGGGTCAGCTCCGCCTCGCGCAGCACCCGCTGCATCACCCCGGACAGCTCCGCGCCGGGGGTGAACAGGTGCGTCACCTCGTCGGTGCACTCGACGAACGCGAACACCCGCACCTTCGAGAACTGTTCGCGCAGCGCCTGGACCAGCAGCAACGTGAAGTGGCTGAACCCCGCGACGGACCCGGAGACGTCGCAGAGGATCACCAGCTCCGGACGTCCG is a window encoding:
- a CDS encoding FAD-dependent monooxygenase is translated as MSAPTILISGASIAGPALAHWLNVQGWRTTIVERFDELRDEGQNIDVRGAGREVARRMGIEDAIRAATTGETGTEFVDGDGKRVAYFPAGESDSGGATAELEILRGQLSRIIVDRTRPDTEYVFGDQITALDERDDGVTVAFAHGPERTFDLVVVAEGLRSRTRALALPGVDAVRELGFYVAYTTIPRTAEDTDLWRWQSAGRGRSVTLRPDNRGTIRASLGFLADVRGLDELGRDDQITILRRTFADVGWVAPRVLDALGDAPLYFDAVGQTRLPAWSNGRTGLVGDAAYCSSPISGMSTSLALTGAYVLAGELATNPDHRTAFARYESVMRPYVDKAQKLPPGAPRIANPRSRAGLAVMNTVLRFAASPVAERLGALSSGLFSPPAEAIDLPTYPVPGAAALRP
- a CDS encoding MarR family winged helix-turn-helix transcriptional regulator, with the protein product MTDEVPDLDGTTLRIRALMNAARELTARLSREAGMNATDMTALDLLDIHGPMGAAELARRLGIRSASATVLVDRLEAAGHVERVRSDTDRRRVTIATRPSAREANLALWLPSILAIDEVGRSLPEDERRVVAGFLERVTAAIDAPPA
- a CDS encoding nucleotidyltransferase family protein, encoding MDLRPGLHLDDEALAEFAVRNGIRRLSLFGSALRDDFGPDSDVDLLVEFEPDRIPGLLQIAAMELELEHLVGRQVELRTYDDLSRQFRDDVVRSARPLHAA
- a CDS encoding DUF86 domain-containing protein, giving the protein MRGRFMLPEDRVRLHHLREAAEKAVGYSRDRTRIDLDRDELLRLALTKLVEIVGEAAKHVSPEWRDAHPDVPWSAAARMRDRLVHHYFDIDRDVLWATVTVDLPGLLDLLPRSGENTEAE
- a CDS encoding cyclase family protein, with the translated sequence MPTQDDVLGYFDTLSNWGRWGDDDERGTLNHITDDVRLAAARVVRHGRSVSCAWEVSVPGDTERSTTTCPCAADMPGAENMPAAFHADRSWGFSSERLGLTFHGNTLTHVDSPCHLFWDGRMYNGRSHSLVDPETGSAWAAVTAAADGIITRGVLLDVAAVRDVPWLEPGQGVFPDDLEEAERRQGVQVRPGDAVLLRTGHGRARHQAADDGGFTQAGWHASCLPWLQERGVALIGADTPQDVQPSGYDDVLMPVHAVGLVAMGLWLLDNCDLEACATTAAELRQWDFHLSVAPVRFAGTSGSPVNPIATF
- the nadD gene encoding nicotinate-nucleotide adenylyltransferase — its product is MHRKIGVMGGTFDPIHHGHLVAASEVADRFALDEVIFVPTGQPWQKSSRVVSAAEDRYLMTVVATASNPRFSVSRVDVDRHGPTYTADTLADLHAAMPDDQLFFITGADALQQILSWRKVDELFRYAHFVGVTRPGYELGDEHLPDGSVTLVEVPALSISSSDCRERVTSGRPVWYLVPDGVVQYISKRSLYVDPEP
- a CDS encoding alpha-ketoglutarate-dependent dioxygenase AlkB, which translates into the protein MDLSWQSSLFDVAPDDGGGPGGFDGVCRHELAHGAWVDVVPGWCRGADELFVRLLETTPWRGHELWMYDRTVPEPRVTHRWRTDADDPAERPEPLLTEMAATLGERYDVVFTQVGANLYRDGDDSVAWHGDRVARELATSTVALVSLGATRPLRLRPTGGGESRSFPLASGDLLVMGGTCQRTWQHSVPKVRGSGPRISVQFRHAYPSGVDVRRRRI
- a CDS encoding DUF998 domain-containing protein, whose amino-acid sequence is MTSPSGTSARGAVLSYIGLRRSVGIIGIALPFVLAIGNLLLTGEGLRSSISSYYYTGMRDVFVGSLCAVGVFLFCYRYEQPDDRLGNLAGVAAIGVALFPTRPEGTVSTAQTVVGWLHLAFAVAFFASLAWFCLVLFTRDDGAPTARKSMRNAVYRTCGIVIVVCLVLAAVNAAFVPDEIATAWHVLFWLEAAAIVAFGIAWFVKGDTVLRDRPAAV
- a CDS encoding TetR/AcrR family transcriptional regulator; the protein is MDTPVPEEPTGEPARERILAAAESLFAEHGFDATPTSKVAERAAVPKGLVHYYFRRKPDLLEALVDRLPHDVVRCSEVIVPGDLTASLRRLVAALDTALDDSAVLSHLLWREADTLPVVRDALQRRFDELVTAVQDVIVGATGLELSDTVRGASLLLASAIGHRHAMARHAADDTGEMERELAFVVGALDPGTRRSQP
- a CDS encoding SPW repeat domain-containing protein; this encodes MVERSWQRWQDWAALVIGVLTALSPLVTTTDAAAAWTMVVLGVVLAATSLWSLGAPRSVSSEYVHGVLGVLLFIAPWVMGYSALAGASWTSWIAGVLTVVVAATAIPAANAAHRGAVAAH
- a CDS encoding hemerythrin domain-containing protein; this translates as MTTARSADVPDLLGMSLAHRMMRTDLRRLTDAAQAIADGDTCGDRRAAALTRWVGTLCDEIHHHHTVEDEIAWPVIARHAGHAVDLSVLTDDHAALDPLLDRVRSAAAAFAQAPVEVRAVPAGELAARLGRVRDEIDEHLDAEEAGLFPVIERYVPRAEWDEVEKRVRNGGPGLRFVLPRIAAVVTDEEWAVIRAEAGIGLVVLAAVLRPGHRRRERIVFG
- a CDS encoding nuclear transport factor 2 family protein; amino-acid sequence: MSTTGSDISSGPISVARDAYDAFARGDVPALLAMLDPDVVWRAPEGVPWGGEHRGTDQVREFFAALAGAVDEAAIDLARILPAGTDRVLVEGVERYRIGPTRVDLPFAHVARWRAGLITEFTDYTNVLELRRALDAHGRA